A window of Psychroflexus sp. ALD_RP9 contains these coding sequences:
- a CDS encoding DUF389 domain-containing protein — protein sequence MSIEQQSNEDKAKQESEAKQKEVKESAKKTYGSIRSYLLHLLDIRDETDRDSTMDAIIKDIPFRGHNAWILIFSIIVASIGLNVSSTAVVIGAMLISPLMGPIVGLGFSVAINDVDTLRRSLINLGVMVGLSVVTAFLYFKISPLTELTPELAARTEPTILDVIVAIFGGLALIIAKTKKGTIASVIFGVAIATALMPPLCTAGYGLAVWDLSIFGGAIYLFTINTIFIALSTFVVSKVLKFPLVKYANSQRRRFIARSAYFIAIIAIIPSIYLFYQLLQESYFNQNAKAFVKEELAQYGSSFLQTNSTHINYNSGENPVIEVAFLGKEIPDEVIDLWKDKLKNNDYLSNTTLKVLQNESSEKFNEYKYIVELKRRDSLDLISKTKEIDQLKKELSSVYTQKIDVPFAEIAKEIKLNYTQVTKVSFSETLVTNFSQVDTIPTFNLTWKDSISADTKQDFQKRLSDWLSYKLDVEKLEVEISY from the coding sequence GTGAGCATAGAACAACAGTCTAACGAAGATAAAGCTAAGCAAGAATCTGAAGCTAAGCAAAAAGAGGTAAAGGAAAGTGCCAAGAAAACCTATGGCAGCATTCGTTCATATTTGCTTCATCTACTTGATATCAGAGATGAAACTGATCGAGACTCGACAATGGATGCGATTATTAAAGACATTCCTTTTAGAGGTCACAATGCATGGATCCTAATTTTTTCAATTATAGTTGCCTCTATAGGTTTAAATGTTAGTAGTACTGCTGTTGTGATTGGTGCTATGTTAATTTCTCCACTCATGGGTCCAATTGTGGGTTTAGGTTTTTCAGTGGCGATTAATGATGTTGATACCTTGCGCCGCTCATTAATAAATTTAGGTGTTATGGTAGGTTTAAGTGTTGTAACTGCGTTTTTATATTTTAAAATTTCGCCACTTACAGAATTAACACCAGAACTTGCTGCCAGAACAGAACCGACTATTTTAGATGTTATTGTGGCGATATTTGGTGGCTTAGCACTAATCATAGCAAAAACTAAAAAAGGGACTATTGCTAGTGTAATTTTTGGCGTTGCTATTGCAACGGCTTTAATGCCTCCATTATGTACTGCTGGTTATGGCCTAGCAGTATGGGATTTATCAATTTTTGGAGGAGCCATTTATTTATTTACCATAAATACCATTTTTATAGCACTATCTACTTTTGTAGTTTCAAAAGTTTTAAAGTTTCCGTTGGTTAAATATGCAAATTCGCAACGCCGTCGTTTTATTGCTAGGTCTGCATATTTTATCGCAATCATTGCTATAATTCCAAGTATATACTTGTTTTATCAACTTTTACAAGAGTCTTATTTTAACCAAAATGCAAAGGCTTTTGTAAAAGAAGAATTGGCTCAGTATGGAAGTTCATTCCTTCAGACTAACTCAACTCATATTAATTATAACTCTGGTGAAAATCCGGTTATAGAAGTTGCGTTTTTAGGTAAAGAAATACCGGATGAAGTCATAGATTTATGGAAAGACAAACTAAAAAACAACGATTACCTGAGTAACACCACCTTAAAAGTGTTGCAAAATGAAAGTTCTGAAAAGTTTAATGAATATAAATATATCGTCGAATTGAAACGACGCGACTCATTAGACTTAATCAGTAAAACAAAAGAAATTGATCAATTAAAAAAAGAGTTAAGCTCTGTTTATACTCAAAAAATAGATGTCCCTTTTGCTGAAATTGCTAAAGAAATTAAACTGAATTATACACAAGTTACCAAGGTGAGTTTTTCTGAAACTTTAGTTACCAATTTTAGTCAAGTAGACACGATACCGACCTTTAATTTAACTTGGAAAGATTCTATTTCAGCAGATACGAAGCAAGATTTTCAAAAGCGCCTTTCAGATTGGTTATCATACAAACTTGATGTTGAAAAGCTTGAGGTTGAAATATCTTATTAA
- a CDS encoding SprT-like domain-containing protein yields the protein MRATLKNYIPHAALTSVMQLIEDYQVHLKIVNDRQSKHGDFRTLTNGKHFITVNHSLNKYRFLITLIHEIAHLIAFKTYGRQIKPHGKEWKYVFQKLMLPLINPKIFPDEILPLLAIHFKNPRASSDTDAKLSIALKNYDQTSAGNRFTQNASTKNYIFELPLGSIFQTSNGRLFKKGHRLRKRYQCEELKTKRQYVFQPNAEVELIKS from the coding sequence ATGCGTGCAACATTAAAAAATTATATTCCTCATGCTGCTTTAACATCGGTTATGCAATTAATCGAAGATTATCAGGTTCATTTAAAAATAGTGAATGATCGTCAATCTAAACATGGTGATTTTAGAACACTTACCAATGGAAAGCATTTTATAACGGTTAACCACAGTTTAAATAAATATCGGTTTTTAATTACATTAATTCATGAGATTGCCCATTTAATAGCTTTTAAAACTTATGGTAGACAAATTAAACCACACGGGAAAGAATGGAAGTATGTTTTTCAAAAATTGATGTTACCGCTAATTAATCCTAAAATCTTTCCAGATGAAATACTTCCTTTATTAGCCATTCATTTTAAAAATCCTAGAGCTAGTAGTGATACAGACGCAAAATTATCGATTGCATTAAAAAACTATGACCAAACTTCAGCTGGAAATCGTTTTACTCAAAACGCTTCAACAAAAAATTATATCTTTGAACTTCCTTTAGGTAGTATATTTCAAACTTCAAACGGCCGACTTTTTAAAAAAGGGCATCGATTAAGAAAACGCTATCAATGTGAAGAACTAAAAACGAAACGCCAATATGTGTTTCAGCCAAATGCTGAAGTAGAACTTATAAAATCTTAA
- the pdhA gene encoding pyruvate dehydrogenase (acetyl-transferring) E1 component subunit alpha, whose amino-acid sequence MKKITKKTYLKWYEDMLFWRKFEDKLAQVYIQQKVRGFLHLYNGQEAILAGALHVMDLEKDKMITAYRNHVQPIGMGVDPKRVMAELYGKGTGTSQGLGGSMHIFSKEHGFYGGHGIVGGQIPLGAGIAFADKYFKTGGVTLCFLGDGAARQGSLHETFNMAMNWNLPVVFCVENNGYAMGTSVSRTANHDDIWKLGLGYEMPCGPVDAMKPEKVAEALDEAIDRARSGGGPTFLDLKTYRYRGHSMSDAQKYRTKEEVEEYQKIDPITQVKDLILEKKYATDDEVKSIDKRVKDKVKECEKFADESDFPDKSVMYDVVYEQDDYPFIPHKL is encoded by the coding sequence ATGAAAAAAATCACAAAGAAAACCTATCTAAAATGGTATGAAGACATGCTATTTTGGAGAAAATTCGAAGACAAGTTAGCTCAAGTCTATATTCAACAAAAAGTAAGAGGTTTCTTGCATTTATATAATGGTCAAGAAGCAATCTTAGCTGGCGCTTTACACGTGATGGATTTAGAAAAAGACAAGATGATAACCGCTTATCGTAACCATGTTCAGCCGATTGGTATGGGTGTTGACCCTAAGCGTGTTATGGCAGAATTATACGGTAAAGGCACTGGGACTTCACAAGGTTTAGGTGGTTCAATGCACATTTTCTCTAAAGAACACGGTTTTTATGGCGGTCATGGAATTGTTGGTGGTCAAATTCCACTTGGGGCAGGAATCGCCTTTGCCGATAAATACTTCAAAACAGGCGGAGTTACACTTTGCTTTTTAGGTGATGGTGCTGCTAGACAAGGCTCACTTCATGAAACTTTTAATATGGCAATGAACTGGAATTTACCTGTTGTATTCTGTGTTGAAAATAATGGGTATGCAATGGGAACATCAGTTTCTAGAACAGCTAACCATGATGATATTTGGAAGTTAGGCCTCGGTTATGAAATGCCTTGTGGCCCGGTTGATGCTATGAAACCAGAAAAAGTCGCTGAAGCTTTAGATGAAGCCATCGATAGGGCAAGATCCGGTGGCGGACCAACATTTTTAGATCTTAAAACTTACCGCTATAGAGGTCACTCGATGAGTGATGCTCAAAAGTATAGAACTAAAGAAGAAGTAGAAGAATACCAAAAGATCGACCCTATCACACAAGTCAAAGATTTAATTTTAGAGAAAAAATACGCTACTGATGATGAAGTGAAATCAATTGACAAGCGCGTGAAAGACAAGGTTAAAGAGTGTGAAAAATTTGCTGACGAGTCAGATTTTCCTGACAAAAGCGTTATGTACGACGTCGTTTATGAACAAGATGATTATCCATTTATACCTCATAAATTATAA
- a CDS encoding M20/M25/M40 family metallo-hydrolase, whose translation MKKILLLLAISFGLIACQKATEKTTKAVTASAPAEGQEQNFTLEASLKLLASDSLAGRETGTIGIEKAADYIEKAFKAYQIQPYFETYKDSFQVKGENAYNIIGVVQGSQPDLKPIMIGAHYDHIGYGKVVGNDSIANGANDNATGTVAVLELAKHFSENQPKRNVIFTLFSAEEKGLLGAKHLAERFNKEAITPYFLFNIEMIGIPMSGKNYKAYLTGIEKSNFAEVFNTVSKDSVVGFLPQAKKMGLFMRSDNYPFYEVLKIPAHTVCTFDFTNFEYYHHVDDEFDKMNLSHLKSLINSFKPGLTELANSTEDQIKLN comes from the coding sequence ATGAAAAAAATACTTTTACTTTTAGCAATTAGCTTTGGTTTAATCGCTTGTCAAAAAGCGACAGAAAAAACAACTAAAGCGGTAACAGCTTCAGCTCCGGCTGAAGGACAAGAACAAAACTTTACCTTAGAAGCTTCGCTTAAACTACTTGCGTCAGATTCGCTTGCCGGTCGTGAAACTGGAACTATTGGTATTGAAAAAGCAGCCGATTACATAGAAAAAGCTTTCAAGGCTTACCAGATTCAGCCTTATTTTGAAACCTATAAAGATAGTTTTCAAGTAAAAGGTGAAAATGCTTACAATATTATAGGTGTAGTTCAAGGTTCTCAACCAGATTTAAAACCAATCATGATTGGTGCCCACTATGACCATATTGGTTATGGTAAAGTTGTAGGTAATGATAGCATTGCTAATGGTGCTAATGATAATGCTACAGGAACAGTAGCTGTTCTTGAATTAGCTAAACATTTCTCTGAAAATCAACCAAAACGAAACGTCATTTTCACCTTGTTTTCAGCTGAAGAAAAGGGCTTGTTAGGAGCAAAGCACTTGGCTGAACGATTCAATAAAGAAGCTATTACGCCTTACTTTTTATTCAATATTGAAATGATTGGGATTCCTATGAGCGGAAAAAATTATAAAGCTTACTTAACTGGTATCGAAAAATCTAACTTTGCTGAAGTTTTTAATACTGTTTCTAAAGATTCAGTAGTTGGTTTTTTACCGCAAGCTAAAAAAATGGGTTTATTTATGAGAAGTGATAATTATCCCTTTTATGAAGTTTTAAAAATACCAGCGCATACCGTTTGCACTTTTGATTTTACTAATTTTGAATACTATCATCATGTTGATGATGAGTTTGATAAAATGAACTTAAGTCATTTAAAATCTTTAATTAATAGCTTCAAACCTGGACTAACAGAACTTGCCAATTCTACTGAAGACCAAATTAAATTAAATTAG
- the cdd gene encoding cytidine deaminase, with translation MIKKTLKTEIEIYDGLNELSKQHQDLMQQALEVRHNAYAPYSKFKVGAAILLDNGKVVTGSNQENASYPSGLCAERTAIYWAGANYPNAKIVSIAICASSIQQENQEPIPPCGACRQAIAEYEQKQDTPISIFFMGIKGKVVKVNALADILPLAFDNKYLQF, from the coding sequence ATGATAAAAAAAACACTAAAAACTGAAATTGAAATCTACGATGGCTTAAATGAATTGTCAAAACAGCATCAAGATTTAATGCAACAGGCACTTGAAGTTAGACATAATGCGTATGCGCCTTATTCAAAATTTAAAGTTGGTGCAGCTATTTTACTAGATAACGGAAAAGTAGTTACAGGAAGTAATCAAGAAAATGCATCTTACCCTTCAGGCTTATGTGCCGAGCGAACGGCTATTTATTGGGCTGGAGCTAATTACCCAAATGCTAAAATTGTAAGTATTGCTATTTGTGCTTCGTCTATTCAGCAAGAAAATCAAGAGCCAATACCACCTTGTGGTGCTTGTAGACAAGCAATTGCTGAATATGAACAAAAGCAAGATACTCCAATTTCAATATTTTTTATGGGTATTAAAGGTAAAGTGGTAAAGGTTAATGCATTAGCCGACATATTACCACTAGCTTTTGATAATAAATATCTTCAATTTTAA
- a CDS encoding pyruvate dehydrogenase complex dihydrolipoamide acetyltransferase gives MAEVVNMPRLSDTMEEGVVAKWLKQVGDQVEEGDILAEIETDKATMEFESFHEGTLLHIGIEEGDGAPVDSLLAIIGEEGEDIQDLIDGNSSDEANSEDNSQKDSENKDSNKKSESDSNNSTSSEIPEGVEVVTMPRLSDTMEEGTVATWLKQVGDEVEEGDILAEIETDKATMEFESFYSGHLLHIGIQEGESAPVDDVLAIIGPEGTDVDAVLNASKGSDNSSSQSSTEVKENKTSTQNKEGSKSSTESQSQDKSSSSTSTDGKGRILASPLAKKMAKDKGIDIALVDGTGENGRIVKKDIENYQPKETPQKETSTVKQDVSEENQTAANVEVYQPAGEEAFEEVKNSQMRKTIAKRLAESKFNAPHYYLTVEVNMEQAMASRKNINAMPDVKISFNDLVIKASAMALRKHPRVNSSWNGDVTKIAKHIHVGVAVAVDEGLVVPVIEYADQQSLMQIGTNVKALATKARNKKLQPQEMEGSTFTVSNLGMFGITEFTSIINQPNSCILSVGAIVEKPVVKDGEIKVGHTMKLTLACDHRTVDGATGAQFLQTLKTYLENPVTMLA, from the coding sequence ATGGCAGAAGTAGTAAATATGCCACGATTAAGCGATACCATGGAAGAAGGTGTGGTCGCAAAATGGCTAAAGCAAGTAGGTGATCAGGTTGAAGAAGGTGATATTTTAGCCGAGATTGAAACTGACAAAGCAACGATGGAGTTCGAATCTTTTCATGAAGGCACATTGCTTCATATCGGTATTGAAGAAGGTGATGGTGCGCCTGTAGATAGCTTATTAGCTATTATTGGTGAAGAAGGTGAGGATATTCAAGATTTGATTGATGGCAACAGCTCAGATGAGGCTAACTCTGAAGACAACAGCCAAAAAGATTCAGAAAATAAAGACAGCAATAAAAAATCCGAATCAGATTCAAATAATTCAACTTCTTCAGAAATTCCTGAAGGTGTTGAAGTTGTTACCATGCCAAGACTCAGCGATACTATGGAAGAAGGTACCGTTGCAACATGGCTAAAACAAGTTGGTGACGAAGTTGAAGAAGGCGATATTTTAGCTGAAATAGAAACTGATAAAGCAACAATGGAGTTTGAATCGTTTTATTCAGGTCATTTATTACACATTGGTATTCAGGAAGGAGAATCAGCACCAGTAGATGATGTTCTAGCAATTATTGGTCCTGAAGGCACTGATGTTGATGCTGTTTTAAACGCTTCAAAAGGTTCTGATAACTCATCATCTCAAAGCTCTACTGAAGTTAAAGAAAATAAGACGTCAACTCAAAATAAAGAAGGAAGTAAATCTTCAACTGAAAGTCAAAGTCAAGACAAGTCAAGTTCTTCGACTTCAACCGACGGTAAAGGTCGTATTTTGGCTTCACCTTTAGCTAAAAAAATGGCTAAAGATAAAGGTATTGATATTGCTTTGGTTGATGGGACAGGTGAAAACGGTCGAATTGTTAAAAAAGACATCGAGAATTACCAGCCAAAAGAGACACCTCAAAAAGAAACTTCAACGGTAAAACAAGACGTTTCTGAGGAAAACCAAACAGCTGCAAATGTTGAGGTTTATCAGCCTGCAGGAGAAGAAGCTTTTGAAGAGGTTAAGAACTCTCAAATGCGAAAAACTATAGCAAAACGCTTAGCTGAATCAAAATTTAATGCACCACATTACTATCTTACAGTAGAAGTAAATATGGAGCAGGCAATGGCTTCTAGAAAAAATATTAATGCCATGCCAGATGTAAAAATTTCATTTAATGATTTAGTTATAAAGGCATCAGCAATGGCACTACGCAAACATCCTAGAGTTAACTCATCTTGGAATGGTGATGTAACTAAAATTGCTAAACACATTCATGTAGGCGTTGCCGTTGCCGTAGACGAAGGCTTAGTTGTTCCTGTTATAGAATATGCAGATCAGCAAAGCTTAATGCAAATAGGTACAAATGTAAAAGCTTTAGCAACTAAGGCTCGAAACAAGAAGCTTCAACCACAAGAAATGGAAGGTTCAACTTTTACAGTTTCTAATTTAGGAATGTTTGGAATTACTGAATTTACAAGTATCATTAATCAACCAAATTCTTGTATCTTATCTGTAGGAGCTATTGTAGAAAAACCTGTAGTGAAAGATGGCGAAATTAAAGTTGGTCATACAATGAAGCTTACACTTGCTTGTGATCATCGAACAGTTGATGGTGCCACTGGAGCTCAATTTTTACAGACTTTAAAAACTTATTTAGAAAATCCTGTTACTATGTTAGCTTAG
- a CDS encoding mannose-1-phosphate guanylyltransferase, translating to MNQNRYAVIMAGGVGSRFWPVSKTSHPKQFHDMLGTGKTLLQQTYTRLNKSIPQDNIFILTNELYEDLVKQQLEEVKDFQIVLEPAMKNTAPCILLAALKIKAINPNASMVVAPSDHWIEDEAAFARNLDQAFRVCDDQEALLTLGIQPSFPNTGYGYIKFEDADTNQLSKPVIKFTEKPNYETAKRFLAEGNYLWNAGIFIWNVNYILKQFELHQPEMFQLFAQAENIYNTPAERDFIQSNYSKSTNISIDYAILEPSTSVRCIPAEFDWNDLGTWGSLHDKLEKDSENNAVINAHAILNHSKNNIIRTENGKIVVLQRLNDYIVVEDGKVLVIAPKSDEQDIKKLRQQAIDKFGDYIG from the coding sequence ATGAATCAAAATAGGTATGCTGTAATTATGGCTGGTGGTGTAGGCTCTCGGTTTTGGCCAGTCAGCAAAACAAGTCATCCCAAACAATTTCATGACATGTTAGGTACTGGTAAAACACTATTACAGCAAACTTATACAAGATTAAACAAGTCTATCCCGCAAGATAACATCTTTATTTTAACCAATGAATTATATGAAGATTTGGTGAAACAGCAGCTTGAAGAGGTTAAGGATTTTCAAATTGTGTTAGAACCAGCGATGAAAAATACAGCGCCATGTATTTTGTTAGCGGCTTTAAAAATAAAAGCCATAAACCCTAATGCATCTATGGTGGTTGCACCAAGTGACCACTGGATTGAAGACGAAGCAGCCTTTGCAAGAAACTTGGATCAGGCGTTTAGGGTTTGTGATGACCAAGAAGCTTTGCTAACGCTAGGAATACAACCTAGCTTTCCTAACACAGGCTATGGTTATATTAAATTTGAAGACGCTGATACCAACCAATTGAGTAAACCGGTTATTAAATTTACAGAGAAGCCTAATTATGAAACTGCTAAACGATTTTTAGCAGAAGGAAATTATTTGTGGAACGCTGGGATTTTTATTTGGAATGTAAATTATATATTGAAACAGTTTGAGCTGCATCAGCCAGAAATGTTTCAGCTTTTTGCACAAGCTGAAAATATCTATAATACACCAGCTGAGCGAGATTTTATACAATCTAATTATTCAAAATCGACCAATATTTCAATTGATTATGCTATCTTAGAACCATCAACTTCAGTGAGATGTATTCCAGCTGAATTTGATTGGAATGATTTAGGAACTTGGGGTTCTTTACATGATAAACTTGAAAAAGATTCAGAAAATAATGCAGTAATTAATGCTCATGCTATCTTAAATCATAGTAAAAATAACATTATCAGAACTGAAAATGGTAAAATTGTTGTGCTACAGCGACTTAATGATTACATTGTTGTTGAAGACGGTAAAGTATTAGTAATTGCACCAAAATCAGACGAACAAGATATTAAAAAGTTACGCCAGCAAGCTATAGATAAGTTTGGTGATTATATAGGATAA
- the porV gene encoding type IX secretion system outer membrane channel protein PorV produces the protein MKHSFLFSILLVLGAQNIFAQDEDRRVVATGVPFLLISGDARASGLGDQGVATRVDAFSQQWNASKYAFSQDQQGIALAFTPYLRDIATDINIAQLNYFNRISESGAFAASLKYFSLGEVELRQTADQVPQIESPNEFALDLSYSLRLSDVFSMGVTGRFISSDLRISSIDGDASAANTFAADISMFYRSEEEVYKDFNGRWRAGVSISNIGPKISYTNDDIGENFLPTNFRAGAGFDFILDPSNVIGVYAEVNKLLVPTPPRIETDENGVITPESQAALNDYNDTNEFSAIFSSWTDAPDGFSEELKEFTWALGAEYWYEDSFALRLGYFNESEEKGFRKFMTIGAGFKYSSITIDASYLFSTSPIQNPLEGTLRFGLTFNINSGAYYEY, from the coding sequence ATGAAACATAGTTTTTTATTTAGCATACTTTTAGTTTTAGGCGCGCAAAATATTTTTGCTCAGGATGAAGATAGGCGAGTCGTTGCGACAGGCGTACCCTTTTTATTAATTTCAGGTGATGCGAGAGCATCAGGCTTGGGAGATCAAGGTGTGGCTACTCGTGTTGATGCTTTTTCTCAACAATGGAATGCTTCAAAATATGCTTTTTCTCAAGATCAGCAAGGTATAGCCTTAGCATTTACACCTTATTTAAGAGATATTGCTACCGATATTAATATTGCCCAACTTAATTACTTTAATAGAATTAGCGAGAGTGGCGCCTTTGCAGCAAGTTTAAAATACTTCAGTCTTGGCGAGGTTGAACTTAGGCAAACCGCAGACCAAGTTCCACAAATTGAAAGTCCCAACGAGTTTGCTTTAGATTTAAGTTACTCATTACGTTTAAGTGATGTGTTCTCGATGGGTGTTACAGGCCGATTCATATCTTCAGATTTACGCATTTCTTCGATTGATGGTGATGCATCTGCAGCTAACACATTTGCAGCAGATATTTCAATGTTTTACAGAAGTGAAGAAGAAGTCTATAAAGATTTTAATGGTAGATGGCGAGCAGGAGTAAGTATTAGCAATATTGGTCCGAAAATTAGCTATACTAATGATGATATTGGGGAGAACTTCTTACCTACCAATTTTCGTGCTGGTGCAGGTTTTGACTTTATATTAGACCCATCTAATGTAATTGGAGTTTATGCTGAAGTTAATAAGTTGCTAGTGCCGACGCCTCCAAGAATAGAAACTGACGAAAATGGTGTTATAACGCCTGAGAGTCAGGCTGCTCTTAACGATTACAACGATACAAATGAGTTTTCTGCTATATTTTCATCTTGGACAGACGCGCCAGATGGTTTTAGCGAAGAACTGAAAGAATTTACTTGGGCTTTAGGTGCTGAGTATTGGTATGAAGATAGTTTTGCCTTACGCCTAGGATATTTTAATGAATCTGAAGAAAAAGGCTTCCGTAAATTCATGACGATTGGTGCTGGCTTCAAATATTCTTCTATAACTATAGATGCTTCTTATTTATTTTCTACTTCTCCTATTCAAAATCCGTTAGAAGGCACTTTAAGATTTGGCTTAACTTTCAATATTAATTCAGGCGCTTATTATGAATATTAA
- a CDS encoding SDR family NAD(P)-dependent oxidoreductase: MKHIVITGTSRGIGFEMLKKFADLGHQVYALSRNVSTVTKLNLNRVYPIACDLQDETSIATAIEFIQSKTSKVDILINNAGLFLKQDFEQTNIAEVANVYKTNVFGVFSLTHKLLNLFKNDAHIVTISSMGGVQGSVKFPGLAAYSSSKAAVITLTELLAEEYKDTDLAFNVLALGAVQTEMLENAFPGVEAQVSAEEMANYIVEFALTGQQFYNGKLLQVSNSTP, translated from the coding sequence ATGAAACATATTGTTATAACAGGTACCAGTCGTGGAATCGGATTTGAAATGCTCAAAAAGTTTGCAGATTTAGGTCACCAAGTTTACGCATTATCTAGAAATGTTTCAACAGTAACAAAATTAAATCTAAACAGGGTTTATCCAATAGCATGCGATTTACAGGACGAAACAAGTATTGCAACTGCGATTGAATTTATTCAGTCTAAAACTTCAAAAGTTGATATTTTAATTAACAACGCAGGATTATTCTTGAAACAAGACTTTGAACAAACAAATATCGCCGAAGTTGCTAATGTATATAAAACAAATGTTTTTGGCGTTTTTTCTTTGACACATAAGTTACTCAATTTGTTTAAAAATGATGCACACATTGTAACGATTAGTAGCATGGGAGGCGTTCAAGGCAGCGTTAAATTTCCTGGGCTTGCAGCTTATAGTTCAAGTAAAGCTGCCGTGATTACATTAACAGAGTTGTTAGCCGAAGAATATAAGGATACTGATTTAGCATTTAATGTTTTGGCCTTAGGTGCCGTACAAACCGAAATGTTAGAAAATGCTTTTCCAGGTGTTGAAGCACAAGTTTCAGCTGAAGAAATGGCCAATTATATTGTCGAGTTTGCTTTAACTGGTCAACAATTTTATAATGGTAAATTGTTACAGGTTTCTAATTCAACGCCATAA
- a CDS encoding ABC transporter ATP-binding protein: MIKVKNLHKSFGDVDVLRGIDTQFIRGKTNLIIGQSGSGKTVFLKCLLGLFEPTKGDIYFDDKTYRDFSVKQRRELRKQMGMVFQGGALFDSMTVEENIKFPLRMFTKQSQAEMQNRVEEVLDRVNLEGANQKFPSEISGGMQKRVSIARAIVNKPKFLFCDEPNSGLDPRTATVIDNLIQEITKENQITTIINTHDMNSVFEIGEKIIYLQDGILAWEGTKDEIHKTDNKAVTDFVYSSNLFRKVKIAQQKGY; encoded by the coding sequence ATGATTAAAGTTAAAAACCTACATAAATCTTTTGGTGATGTTGATGTGCTTAGAGGTATTGACACGCAATTTATTCGTGGTAAGACGAATCTTATTATTGGTCAATCTGGTTCAGGTAAAACCGTTTTTTTAAAATGCTTATTAGGACTATTTGAACCTACTAAAGGTGATATCTATTTTGATGATAAAACTTACAGAGATTTTTCAGTCAAACAACGGCGAGAGCTAAGAAAACAAATGGGAATGGTATTTCAGGGTGGTGCTTTGTTTGACTCTATGACAGTTGAAGAAAACATCAAATTTCCCTTAAGAATGTTCACAAAGCAATCGCAAGCTGAAATGCAAAATCGTGTAGAAGAAGTTTTAGATCGCGTAAATTTAGAAGGTGCAAATCAAAAATTTCCTTCAGAAATAAGCGGTGGAATGCAAAAACGAGTTTCTATTGCTAGAGCCATTGTAAATAAACCCAAGTTTTTATTTTGTGACGAACCCAACTCAGGTCTAGACCCAAGAACAGCAACTGTAATTGATAATTTAATTCAAGAAATTACCAAAGAAAATCAAATCACCACTATTATTAATACACATGACATGAACTCTGTGTTTGAAATAGGCGAAAAAATAATTTATTTGCAAGATGGTATTTTAGCTTGGGAAGGCACTAAAGACGAAATTCATAAAACAGATAACAAAGCTGTTACAGATTTTGTTTATTCTTCAAATTTATTTAGAAAGGTAAAAATTGCTCAACAAAAAGGATATTAA